In Primulina eburnea isolate SZY01 chromosome 14, ASM2296580v1, whole genome shotgun sequence, the following proteins share a genomic window:
- the LOC140811578 gene encoding polyphenol oxidase I, chloroplastic-like, whose translation MASLHLPCATLAPTTNPSATPRRLFPKPSHFVASAKRTHRLQVSCSADGQRQKPTSETSGKVDRRNMLLGIGGLYSAVNLSSAPGASANPIQPPELDKCGKATNLNTGDLLDVNCCPPVQKITDYKIPPVIKTKIRPAAHQVSSEYINKYNLAIDRMKRLPEEDPRSFMQQANIHCAYCNGAYDQPGQGKLDLQVHNSWLFFPFHRWYLYFYERILGKLINDPSFALPFWNWDNPKGMTIPPMFNNPNAAIFDEKRNQANLPPAVIDLGLTGSTDPLQVVSNNLTVMYTEMIRGNSTATDFMGQPYREGTDVNPGPGASERGSHTSVHAWVGDPRQPSREDLGNFYSAGRDPLFYCHHGNVDRMWTLWQYYLPSSKVPDKKITDPDFLNSSFVFYDENSQLVRVYVKDCLSNLAMGYDYERIDLPWLDYRPPPQTANAKVIRTGTAAEKAETVFPLKLESIVRVLVPKTKKGKADELLVIENITVDTTKFLKFDVFINDEDDNITELYKAAYVGTYAQIPHKTKNKTATTSIRLRLTDVYEDMDVADDEDVLLTLVPRHKGPGVTIGGIKIIENPPQKTASSS comes from the coding sequence ATGGCTTCACTTCACCTGCCATGCGCCACCCTCGCCCCCACCACCAACCCCTCCGCCACCCCCCGCCGTCTCTTTCCTAAGCCATCTCATTTTGTTGCCTCCGCGAAGCGTACCCACCGCCTGCAAGTTTCCTGCAGTGCCGATGGCCAGAGGCAAAAACCAACCTCCGAAACCTCAGGGAAAGTGGATAGGAGGAACATGCTTCTCGGTATAGGTGGCCTCTACAGTGCCGTCAACCTCAGTTCAGCTCCAGGTGCTTCTGCAAATCCCATACAACCACCGGAGCTCGACAAATGCGGTAAAGCTACAAATTTGAACACCGGTGACTTACTTGATGTCAACTGTTGTCCCCCGGTCCAAAAAATCACGGATTACAAGATCCCTCCagtcataaaaacgaaaataaggCCTGCTGCGCATCAAGTCTCATCTGAATACATAAACAAGTACAATTTAGCCATCGATCGGATGAAACGTCTTCCGGAAGAGGACCCGCGTAGCTTCATGCAGCAAGCTAACATCCATTGCGCTTACTGCAATGGCGCTTACGATCAACCCGGACAGGGTAAACTGGATCTTCAAGTGCACAATAGTTGGCttttcttccctttccatagATGGTATCTGTATTTCTACGAGAGAATCTTGGGGAAATTGATTAATGACCCCAGTTTCGCTTTGCCATTTTGGAATTGGGATAACCCTAAAGGGATGACAATCCCACCCATGTTCAATAATCCAAATGCAGCCATCTTTGACGAAAAACGCAACCAAGCAAACCTGCCGCCGGCAGTGATTGATCTTGGCCTGACCGGGAGCACTGACCCTCTTCAAGTCGTGTCTAATAACCTCACCGTTATGTATACTGAAATGATTCGAGGCAACTCGACCGCGACTGATTTTATGGGACAACCGTATCGAGAAGGAACCGATGTCAACCCTGGGCCGGGAGCTTCCGAGCGTGGCTCGCACACATCCGTTCATGCCTGGGTTGGAGATCCTAGACAGCCCAGTCGAGAGGATTTGGGCAACTTTTACTCGGCGGGTCGAGACCCGTTGTTTTACTGCCACCACGGAAATGTCGACCGAATGTGGACTTTATGGCAGTACTATCTGCCCAGCAGTAAGGTGCCGGACAAGAAAATCACTGACCCTGATTTTCTCAACTCCTCGTTTGTATTCTACGACGAAAATTCTCAGCTCGTGCGTGTCTATGTCAAGGATTGTTTAAGCAACTTAGCAATGGGATACGACTACGAAAGAATCGACCTTCCCTGGCTCGACTACAGGCCCCCACCCCAAACTGCCAACGCGAAGGTGATTAGAACTGGCACAGCAGCGGAGAAAGCAGAGACAGTCTTCCCCCTCAAACTCGAGTCAATTGTACGAGTCCTGGTTCCCAAAACCAAGAAAGGAAAAGCCGACGAGCTTCTGGTGATAGAAAACATAACTGTGGACACTACCAAGTTCTTGAAATTCGATGTGTTCATTAACGATGAGGACGACAATATTACGGAACTATATAAGGCCGCGTATGTTGGTACCTATGCTCAGATTCCACACAAGACAAAGAACAAAACGGCAACGACTTCGATTCGATTGAGGCTGACGGATGTGTACGAGGACATGGATGTGGCGGATGACGAGGATGTGTTACTCACATTGGTGCCTAGACATAAGGGACCAGGCGTGACCATTGGTGGTATCAAGATCATTGAGAATCCACCCCAGAAAACTGCCTCCTCAAGTTAA